The DNA segment CAGGATGTCTGGATGCGCGACACGATGACCCTCTTCGGCGCCCTCGGCCTCTACGCCGATTATCGCGGCGATAGCGCCCGCCGCGACGCCATCCGCTGGGCGCAGACTCACCTGGCGCCCGGCGGCGCCGCACACCTCGTTCAGCGCGCCGGCGATTTCAACCATGTGCGCGACTGTGTGCTCTACTTCATGCTGTTCGATCCGGCCGCTGCTCCAGTCGCAGACCCACGCCCGGCCCTGCCCACCGAGTATCTTGCGCCGGGCGTCGGGCTGCTCTCAGCCCGCACCGGCTGGGATGCCCAGGCGCGCTGGTTCACCTACAAGCTGGGCTGGAACAGCATTGATCACCAACACGGCACCGGCAACATGTTCGAGTTCTACCGCAAGGGCGAATGGCTGACCAAGCAATGGGCCGGCTACGGCGTTTTCTCGGGCAACTCCGACTACAAGAACACCCTGGCTCTGCAAAACGACCCGCCGAACACCGGTATCAGCTTCTGGCAGGCCAACTACGCGCACGGCTCGCAGTACGCCTATGGCCCAGGCGGCGATCCTACCTGGCTCGCGCACAGCCTGGCGCCGCATTATGTCTACGCCAGCGGCGACGCTGCCAATCTCTACAACAACCCGGACGCCAACTCCAGCGCCATCCTGCAGGCGCAGCGCGCCATCGTCTGGCTCAAGCCTGACACTATCGTGGTTTACGACCGCGCCGCGTCAGCCAGCGCCAACCGCTTCAAGCGCTTTTGGCTCATGCTGCCGGCCGCGCCGATCATCGTTGGACATCACGTCACCGTCACCACGCCTGCCGGCCAAATCCTGGCCGTAGATACGCTGCTGCCACCCACAGCCGCCTTGAGCTTCGACAACAGCGTTCCCAACGGCGCCGGCTACGATGAAACAGCGGTCGGGGAGATGATGCACTACCGGCTGCAGGTGGAAGCGCCGGGCGGCCCGGCCGCGGTGCGCTTCTTGCACGTGCTGCAGGGCCTGGACGCGGGCGCGGCGCCCGCGCCGGTGACCGCCGTGCAAAGCGCCAGCGGCATCCCCTACGCTGGCGCGATCATCAGCGATACCGCCGTCCTGTTTCCCGTCAACTTTGGCGACAGTGGCGCGTTCAGCGTCAGCCTGCCGGCCACTGTCACCGCCTTCTTGATCACCGGCCTGCTGCCCAATGCCGGCGTCACGCTGACCGTGCAGCCGGCCGGCGCCGGCCAGACACTCAGCGTGACGCCCGGCGGCCAAACCTACCGCGCCGATGGCGGCGGCGTCCTGGCCCTGGGGCGCCTGGCCTCGCCGGCCTGCGTAGACCAAAATCAGGACGGCCGCAGCGGCGCCGATGATGTGCAACGCGTGGCCGGCTCTTGGAACACCCATCTCCTCACCCCTGGCTGGGATGCCAGCCTCGATCTGAACTACGACGGGCAAATTGACCTGCTCGATGTCACGCTGGCCGCATCCGCCTGGGATCAGGCGTGTACGGTCAACCAGATTTGGTAGGAAATGTCAAGTCTCGTCATGCTTTCATGCTTTCATGCTTTCCTTGACAGACTATCAGCACCCGCGGCATGGTTGGCACAGACGGAGCCAAAGTCAGTGTTCTTACAGAATCGCCGACCGTGGTCTGTTATAATCTCGTTACGTTCCCGAATGTTTGTACCACAGTCCCTACCATCCCGTCGTCAACCCACCAGGTGGGCGTACTCCAAGGTCATCACCGCCACATGACGCCCAAACACAGAAACCAGGCACTGGCAACTGCAAGGAGGCAGCGAACGACCTATCGAACAACATTTGGCTGACCCCTCGGATCTTTACCACGTGTCCCCTCATGCCCCCTCATATAAAGTCCAAAGACGATTGTCGGTTTCCCGCTTGGTGATGATAGCGAGGCAAGCCGGCGCGTCGAGTTTAGTTTGCATCTGTCACAGGAGGATCGTATGAGTCTCTTTAGTCGTCGCTTGCGGGCCATGAGTCTGGCCCTGATCGTCATGGTCGTCTTGGCCGGCATGCCGCTTTATGCGCAGCGCAGCCAGGAGGGCTTCGTTTCCACCGAAAACGTTGGTACCGCTGTGGCTGCAGCGCCGTTTGAAGAAGTCGCAGAGTGGTCGGACAAGATGCCAGAATTGAGCAGCGAACAGCAGGCTCAGTTGGATTTCAACATTGACCGCGTCAATCTGCCGGGACCAGCCCGTGATCTCGACTCTGCCGAGGCCAGCGATGGTCTGCAGTTGGACGTCGCCCCGGCCGCTGATTCCGAGACCACGTTGGCCGAAGCGGCCAACGCCGACAAGGCGCCGCTGGCGCCTGGCGATGCCCAGCTCTATCGTAACGTTGCCTTCGGCGGCACCATCCCCAGTGGCAATAAGTCGAACGTGCTCGAGCCCAGCCTGGGCGTCGGCGGCAAGTACGCCTTCTACAGTGGCAACTGGTTTGCCGCGCGTTCTGTTAACGGCGGCTCGACGTGGAGCTACATCAACGCGTACACCAACATGTCCGACTTCTGCTGTGACCAGATTGTGCAGTACGACAAGGCGCGTGACATGTTCCTGTGGCTGCGCCAGGGCGTAGCCAATGCCTCCGGCGTCAATCGCTTCCGCCTGAGCGTCTCCACCAACGGCGCGGCCTCCTTCTGCGCCTATGACTTTTACCCCACCAACACCAACAGCGGCTGGACGAACCAATGGTGGGACTATCCGCACATCCAATTGGGCGCAGACTACGCGTACATCGCTTACAACATGTTCAACGCCAACAGTTCCTGGACGCGCACGGTAATGCTGCGTCTCCCGCTGGATGCCCTGCGCTCCTGTTCCGGGTTCAGCTACAACTACACCTCCAGCACCTCGTGGTTCACCTTCGTGCCGGTGCAGGGCGCGGACCATGTCATGTACTTTGCGTCCAACAACCCGACCAGCTCGCCCTACAACCGCATCAGCATCTGGCGCTGGCCGGAGAATTCGACGAGCACCTACCAGGTCATCAACAGCGTGGCGGCGTGGACGTATGGCAGCAGCCATCAGTGCGGCAGCAGCAGCGGCAACTGGATGGGCCGCTCCAGCGACCGCCTCTTGGCCGGTGCACGCTACGAACTGCACCACGCCAACCTCAACGTCAACGGCCGTAAGATTCTCGGCTGGTGGTGGAATGTGCAGCAGGGCGGCAGTTTCACGCAGCCCTACATCAATGGCTACGCGGTCTACGAAGACACCCTGTCCCAGGTCAGCGGTAGCCAGGGACGGCCCTACATCTGGAGCTCCAGCTACTGCTACGGCTACCCCAGCGTGGCGGCCAATGCACGTGGTGACCTGGGCATCGTCATGGACTACGCGCAGAGTAGTGATAGCTGGAAGTCGCGCGTCGGCTACATCATCGCCGATGATTTCACCAACGCGCCGCCAGGCTTCAGCCTCCATGGCGTCATCTCCAGCAGCGCGCGCCCCTCTGACAACAAATGGGGCGACTACAACACGGTGCGCGTCTTCCAACCCGGTCAAAATAACTGGGTGGCCGGCGCTCACTACATCCCCGGCAGCACCAACTGCAGCGTCTGCAGCGCCCCGGTCTACTTCGCCTTCGGCCGCTCACGCGACTACTACAACTGGAGCCGCTGGGCTGGCTACTAAACCCTGAGATAGACCTAAGATGGCGGCGGCCCCTCGCCCGCCTCCTGAGCCACTGACGGACCAGAAGTCCGGCGTCGCACATGCGACGCCGGACTTTTCTGTGGCCTGCGCCGTGCGTCCGCAATTGAACAAATCGCGCCAGGCAAGCGTCTTGGACGCGGCTCAACGAGAGTGAGACTTCGGAAGTCTGCAAGACTTCGGCAGTCTGCGAGTCAATCATCCAAAGGAGTCAGTACAACATGATGACAACAAGACAGTGGAGCACTTTCAAGATGTGTACCATCGCCAATATCGTGGCGCTTGCCCTGGGCGCCTGCACCTTCCAGGCCCCCATGAGCAATACCGGCGGTCAAGCCGACCAAACCGGCTGCCCCACACCCACGGCTGTGATCGGAGATAGCCTCGGCGCTGAAGAGAGCGGGCAGGCCAACGCCAGCCCTGTCGGCGTAGACGACCTGACCGTTGCCGCAGGGCCAACCGAACAACTCAGCCCGGCGGAACGCGAGGCAATACTGGACCGAGTCAATCAAGGCCCAGCCCGGCCTGACAGCGCAGATACTGCGTCGGTTCCTCCTGTACCTGGCACCGAATCTCACCCCGGAGACGCAACCACAGCCGATGCAGCCACCGACCTCGATGTTGCGCCCACGCCCACCCCCTGCCCGTAGTCCGCGCTTTGGTCACGCCTCGGGCGCGACGGCCGTCCGTTGCCCATTCGGCATCGCGCCCGAGGCGCTGACCACCGATAATTTGGCGGTTGTGTTACTCCATGTTATAATCGCCAATCGTGCGTCAACACGGCAATAAACCATGTGCGAAGTCTGACCCGGCGGCCCATGCCACCGGGTTCCGCTTGTCATAAAGGGCCTGCTGCGACCGGGACTGCAAGCGTCAGAGATCATTCGACGCAAGACCAAAAAATGGCAAAGACAGACCGTAGGAATCATAAGAAGAAAGGGTCATCATGACGAATACTTTGATGCTTTCAGTAGAGCAAGAACAACTGCGCAGCGACATGCCGGCGCTGAGAATCGGTGACACGGTCAAGGTGCATCAGCGCATCATCGAAGGCAACCGCGAGCGTGTGCAGATTTTTCAGGGCGTCATCATGCGCCTGCAGGGCGGCAGCGGTGTCAATTCATCGTTCACCGTACGCCGCATTGCATCGCACGGCATTGGCGTCGAGCGCACGTTCCTGTCGCACTCGCCCCGCCTGGACAAGATCGAAGTCCTGCGGCACAGCAAGGTGCGCCGTGCCCAGCTTTACTTCCTACGTGAGCGCCGCGGCAAGTCCGCCCGCCTGCGTGAGCTGCGCGACTAGTCCGTCGTCGCCGCTCGTTCGCCGGGGTGCGGGGTGCCTTTCACTTCGCCAAGCGTGAGAGCGCAGGGATGTTCCCTGCGCTTTGTTTTTGGAGCGCGCAACTATGCCTGACCTGAGCGAAGAAACCCAGCTCTGGCAACTGGGCTACGGCACCGTGGCCGGGCTGGATGAGGTGGGCCGCGGGGCGCTGGCCGGGCCGGTGGTCGCAGCCGCCGTGGTCTTGCCCATCCTAAGCGATGTGCCGCCGGCGCTGGCTGAGGTCAATGACTCCAAGCAGTTGAGTACACGCCAACGGCAGCGCCTGGCCGTCGCCATTCACCGGGTTGCGCGTGGTGTAGGTGTCGGTTATGTGGCCGCCGCTGAGATTGACAGGATTGGCATCGTGCCGGCAACCCGGCAAGCGATGCAGCTCGCGCTCGCACAATTGCATGCCCTCGGCATGCCAGCCGATTTTCTGTTGATTGATTTCTTGACCCTGGAGCTTCCGGTGCCACAAAAAGGAATTGTCAGAGGGGACAGTTGCTCGCTCTCGATTGCCGCGGCCTCGATCGTGGCCAAGGTCACGCGCGACCGCTGGCTGACCGCTCTGCACGACACCTTTCCGGCCTACGATTTTGCGCACAACAAGGGCTATGGCACGCCTGCGCACTTGCGAGCGCTGGCCACCGTCGGTCCATGTCCTGAGCACCGACTGAGCTTTCGTCGCGTGCTGCCAACGCCCCAACCGCCGGCAACTTGGGCGGCAGAGCAGCAGGCATGACCACCGCACGCCAGGGGCTGGGCGCTCGCGGTGAATTATTGGCGGCCGCCGAACTGCAACGCCAGGGTTACACGATTCGAGCCACCAACTGGCGCTGCCGTTTTGGCGAAATTGACCTGGTGGGGGAGGATGCCGGCGTCCTGGCTTTCGTCGAAGTGCGTACCCGGCGCGGCGCCGCCTTCGGCACACCCGAAGAATCGGTCACGCCCGCCAAGCAGGCGCGCCTGGTTGCCACCGCGCAGACCTATGTCCAAACCACCGGCTGGACCGGCGCCTGGCGCATTGACGTCGTCGCCATTGTGCTCGATCACGCCGGTCACCTGCAGCGCATCACGGTGCTCCAAAATGTCGTCGGAGAATGAGACACGCCCGCCCGACCCTGCCCTGCCTCCGCTGATTGCCGTGGTGGGACCGACCGCCGTGGGCAAGACGGCCCTGGCCATCCGGCTGGCGTTGGCCCTGGACGGTGAAATTGTCTCGGCTGACTCGCGCCAGGTTTACCAGGGGATGGACATTGGCACCGCCAAGTCTACCGCCGCCGAACGAGCATTGGTGCCCCATCATCTGCTGGACATCGCGCCGCCGGAGCAGGCGCTGACCCTGGCTGAGTTTCGGGACCTGGCCTACCAAGCGATTGATGATATTCTGCGCCGCGGGCGCTTGCCCTTCCTGGTGGGCGGCAGCGGCCAGTATGTGCGGGCCGTGCTGGAAGGTTGGACGCTGACCGCGATCGCGCCTGACCCTGACCTGCGCCTCCGCCTGGAAGCGGACGCGGTCCGGCACGGGGCCGCGGCGCTGCATGAACGCCTGGCTGTGCTCGATCCGGTTGCCGCGGCGGCCATAGATGGGCGCAACGTGCGCCGCGTCATTCGGGCGTTGGAAGTGTGCCTGACCAGTACACAGCCCATCAGCCAATTGCAGACGCGACAGCCGCCGCCCTATCGGGTCTGGCAGGTTGGCCTGCAGCGGCCCGTCGCTGATCTCTACGCACGCCTCGATGCGCGGGTGGATGCTATGTTGGCCCAGGGGCTGGTGGCCGAGGTGCAGCAGGTGCGCCAGCGCGTGCTCGGACTTGGCTTGCAAGCGACCCAGCCGGCGCTGACTGGCCTGGGCTACCGGGAGATTGGGCAATACCTGGTCGGTGATTTGACCCTGGATGCGGCCGTGGTGGAAATCAAACGCAACACCCGCCGCTTCGTGCGCCAGCAACGCAACTGGTTCCGCGCCACCAACCCGGCCATTCACTGGTATGAAGCGGAACCCGACCCGACGGCCCGCATCCTGGCTGGCATCCACGGCTGGCTGACCGCGAGCGCCCTGCGCGCCGATGAGTGCTGACATTGGCGCCGATGATTTTATTATGTAAACAAGCGAGAGACACGAAAGCGAGAACCGCGAAAGGAAGGCGAACATGATCGCTGCGCAAAAAGTAACGACGTCCTGCCCTTATTGCCGGGCGTCCGTACCGGTTGAGATTCACAGTATCATTGACGTGGGCCAGAACCCCGACCTCAAGGGGCAGTTTTTGTCGGGCCGCCTGAATTCAGCGACCTGCCCGAACTGCCGACGCAC comes from the Candidatus Amarolinea dominans genome and includes:
- the rplS gene encoding 50S ribosomal protein L19 is translated as MTNTLMLSVEQEQLRSDMPALRIGDTVKVHQRIIEGNRERVQIFQGVIMRLQGGSGVNSSFTVRRIASHGIGVERTFLSHSPRLDKIEVLRHSKVRRAQLYFLRERRGKSARLRELRD
- a CDS encoding ribonuclease HII produces the protein MPDLSEETQLWQLGYGTVAGLDEVGRGALAGPVVAAAVVLPILSDVPPALAEVNDSKQLSTRQRQRLAVAIHRVARGVGVGYVAAAEIDRIGIVPATRQAMQLALAQLHALGMPADFLLIDFLTLELPVPQKGIVRGDSCSLSIAAASIVAKVTRDRWLTALHDTFPAYDFAHNKGYGTPAHLRALATVGPCPEHRLSFRRVLPTPQPPATWAAEQQA
- a CDS encoding YraN family protein — translated: MTTARQGLGARGELLAAAELQRQGYTIRATNWRCRFGEIDLVGEDAGVLAFVEVRTRRGAAFGTPEESVTPAKQARLVATAQTYVQTTGWTGAWRIDVVAIVLDHAGHLQRITVLQNVVGE
- the miaA gene encoding tRNA (adenosine(37)-N6)-dimethylallyltransferase MiaA, whose product is MSSENETRPPDPALPPLIAVVGPTAVGKTALAIRLALALDGEIVSADSRQVYQGMDIGTAKSTAAERALVPHHLLDIAPPEQALTLAEFRDLAYQAIDDILRRGRLPFLVGGSGQYVRAVLEGWTLTAIAPDPDLRLRLEADAVRHGAAALHERLAVLDPVAAAAIDGRNVRRVIRALEVCLTSTQPISQLQTRQPPPYRVWQVGLQRPVADLYARLDARVDAMLAQGLVAEVQQVRQRVLGLGLQATQPALTGLGYREIGQYLVGDLTLDAAVVEIKRNTRRFVRQQRNWFRATNPAIHWYEAEPDPTARILAGIHGWLTASALRADEC